A single window of Ananas comosus cultivar F153 linkage group 17, ASM154086v1, whole genome shotgun sequence DNA harbors:
- the LOC109722968 gene encoding transport inhibitor response 1-like protein Os04g0395600 → MRYFPEEVVEHIFGFLTSHRDRNAVSLVCKAWYRVERLSRRSVFVGNCYAVRPERVAARFPRLTSLRVKGKPHFADFNLVPPDWGGNAAPWIEEAARSCPALLELRLKRMVVTDESLELLARSFPNFQSLVLISCEGFSTNGLAAIATHCRYLRELDLQENEVEDRGPQWLSCFPDSCTSLISLNFACLKGEVNPATLERLVARCPNLQTIRLNRSVTVESLAKIVERAPQLRDLGTGSFAVDLRSEACHKLMNALRKCKSIRSLSGFWDARSQCRTVIYPICANLTGLNLSYGPLIQCSELTFLIRHCWKLRRLWILDSIGDRGLAVVAESCKDLQELRVFPVDIYGAGSPFVTEEGLVAVSSGCPKLHSLLYFCHQMTNAALITIAKNCPNFTRFRLCILDPKKPDPITGQPLDEGFGAIVQSCKNLRRLSMSGLLTDQVFLYIGMYAERLEMLSIAFAGDSDKGMVYVLNGCKNLRKLEIRDCPFGDGALLQDVKKYETMRSLWMSSCDVTLGGCKSLAQKMPGLNVEVMHEDEGSGKTQENTSDRDKVEKMYVYRTLAGPRDDAPDFVWTL, encoded by the exons ATGAGGTACTTCCCGGAGGAGGTGGTGGAGCACATCTTCGGCTTCCTCACCTCGCACCGCGACCGGAACGCCGTGTCGCTGGTGTGCAAGGCCTGGTACCGCGTGGAGAGGCTGAGCCGCCGCAGCGTGTTCGTCGGGAACTGCTACGCGGTGCGCCCGGAGCGCGTGGCGGCGCGGTTCCCGCGCCTCACGTCGCTCAGGGTGAAGGGGAAGCCGCACTTCGCCGACTTCAACCTCGTCCCGCCCGACTGGGGCGGCAATGCCGCCCCGTGGATCGAGGAAGCTGCCCGCAGCTGCCCGGCCCTCCTCGAGCTCCGGCTCAAGCGGATGGTCGTCACCGACGAGAGCCTCGAGCTCCTCGCCCGATCCTTCCCCAATTTCCAATCCCTGGTTCTCATCAGCTGTGAGGGCTTCAGCACCAACGGCCTCGCCGCAATTGCCACCCATTGCAG GTATCTTAGGGAGCTGGACTTACAGGAAAATGAGGTGGAGGATCGTGGGCCCCAGTGGCTCAGCTGCTTCCCTGATTCCTGTACTTCTCTAATCTCCCTAAACTTTGCCTGCCTGAAAGGCGAGGTCAACCCTGCCACATTGGAAAGGCTCGTCGCAAGATGCCCTAATCTCCAAACCATAAGGCTCAACCGTTCAGTAACCGTCGAATCTTTGGCCAAGATTGTTGAGCGGGCCCCGCAACTGAGGGATTTGGGGACCGGTTCTTTCGCAGTCGACCTTCGATCTGAAGCATGCCACAAACTGATGAATGCCCTCCGAAAATGCAAATCAATAAGGAGCTTATCAGGGTTCTGGGATGCTCGTTCGCAATGCCGTACTGTTATTTATCCCATTTGTGCGAATCTTACTGGTTTAAATTTAAGCTATGGTCCACTTATCCAGTGCTCTGAGCTCACCTTTCTGATTCGGCATTGCTGGAAGCTTCGGCGCCTTTGG ATTTTGGACAGTATCGGGGACAGAGGCTTGGCGGTCGTGGCTGAAAGCTGTAAGGATCTGCAGGAGCTGAGGGTGTTTCCTGTGGACATTTACGGTGCGGGAAGCCCTTTCGTGACAGAAGAAGGGCTTGTTGCCGTATCTTCAGGTTGCCCCAAATTGCACTCCTTACTGTATTTCTGCCATCAAATGACGAATGCCGCTTTAATAACCATCGCGAAGAACTGCCCTAACTTCACGCGGTTCAGATTATGCATTCTCGACCCAAAAAAGCCTGACCCAATCACTGGCCAACCATTGGACGAAGGCTTTGGGGCAATTGTGCAGTCTTGTAAAAACCTAAGGCGGCTCTCGATGTCGGGCCTTCTCACCGACCAAGTATTCTTGTACATCGGAATGTACGCAGAGCGTCTTGAAATGCTCTCTATTGCATTTGCGGGGGACAGCGATAAGGGAATGGTGTACGTCCTAAACGGATGCAAGAATTTGAGGAAGCTGGAGATTAGGGATTGCCCGTTCGGGGATGGGGCGCTGTTGCAGGACGTGAAAAAGTACGAGACAATGCGATCCCTTTGGATGTCTTCCTGTGATGTAACTCTCGGGGGTTGCAAGTCCTTAGCTCAAAAAATGCCAGGGCTGAACGTAGAGGTTATGCATGAGGACGAAGGTAGTGGGAAGACGCAGGAAAACACTAGCGATCGCGATAAGGTGGAGAAGATGTACGTGTATCGAACACTTGCGGGCCCAAGGGATGATGCACCGGATTTCGTGTGGACCTTATAG